Genomic segment of Methanomicrobia archaeon:
GGGGATAATGGATACTTTATTGTGTAAATTGTATTCGAAATAAGATAGAGTGCTATTACAAAAGCGGCATAATAAATGAGGCACTTTTCACGGGACAACTCTATCTTTTCCTTTATTATGGGGGTAATCAAATAATAGAGTGCTATGTTGGCGAGATAGTGGGTTGCGACGTCGAAAACGGCTGCGAAGACCAGGATATAATGTGCTACGGCCGAGGCTTGGGCTAATTCATAGAGCAGTGAGGCTGTGACTAGGGTTAGTACAATACCTAAATAATTAGCATTTCTCAGACTGTTCCATAGAGTTGAAGATGATACTCGTTGGATTTCCTTGAGCATGATGAACATCGTTGCATGATAGAGGGCCATGAATATGACGAAGAATTGGACGAAGAGCGGCACATCTTCAGCGTAGGCAAGGTACGATGTAGCTGTAGCGGTATTGAGTAAGCAGAATAACATGAGCACCGTAAGTGCACCTAAGACGGCTCGTCCATTACGCACCCAAAAGACCTCCATTATGCTACCCGTGAAGTCTCGTGAATTAGGTGCAACCATACTACTCTGTTATCACCGTATACCTTTAAAAAGATTACTATTCGTTCACATCTTTCTCCTACTCAGAAACCAGTAGAAAGCCGATTTTTTATGCTCTCGTAGTCCAGGTCTGCGAGGCTTTCCAGCGCGTCAGGTGAAAAGATGCCGGCCGAGATGCCGAGTCGTAATAAGTGTCGCGTGGCGGATGAGGACGTGCTCAGCCCATACAAAACCTCCAGAAACGTGTCTGATTCTGAGAAGAACGAACCGAGTTTATCGGCAATGCGTGAGGGATAAACCTCCAGCGTGGCAGTACCAAAGACGGCTTCAGCAGCCGTTTGACCTGCAATATCGCCGCAGATTATACCCGGCAGAACGCCCTCAACAAACGGTTTGAAGTTCTGATTTGCCGCATCGCCCGTCAATATGATATTTCCGTACTGCCATCGATCCGAGAGATACTGTATGGGTGCCCAACCGCTCTTCTCGCGAACCGTTTCAGCCTGCTTGAGCTGCCTCTTCACCACAGATAGCTCCAGAAACTCCTCATAGCAGCTCTCGAGCTTCCGCGTGGCAAAAAGCGAGCCAACACCAACATTCGCGCGATTACGGGCTAACGGGAAGATATAGCCGTAAGCGCCGGGTGAAAAATCGCCGAGATAGAGTTGTTCCAGCATCGGCTTGTACAACTCCAGATTCATCAGCTCGTAGCTCAGGACTTCAACACAGTTATTCTCAACTTCGATGAAGCCCAATTCGGCGAGTACGCGTGAGTGCACGCCGTCCGCAGCGATCACGACTCGCGGTGTGATCTCAAGCACTGCACCACCGTGGGTTCGCACGAGTGCCTGGGTAACGGTGTTATCATCCTCGAGTGTCAAATCGATCAACTCGGTCGCGAGCTTCAGTTCGGCGCCCGCGGATACCGCTCCGGATGCGAGCCAGGTATCAAAGTTTACCCGATCAATCGCATAACCCGCCCATATTCCGCCCGTTCGCTCGACGGAAAGCCCATCAGCCCAGAAGAGCATGCCGTTGATCTTCCAGACCAATTGTTTTTCCGGGATTCTGTAGGGTAAGTAGGGTATGAGATACTCGCCGATTGCTTCCGCACACTGGACGGGAACGCCGATCTCTTTCTTCTTCTCGATGAGCAGTGTGCGAGCGCCTGCGGAGGCGGCGGCGCGTGCCGCACTGCATCCTGAGGGCCCCGCTCCGACGACGAGAACATCGCATTCCGTTTCCTGCATCCGTTTGTAGTTTCGAGAAGCGGCTTATAAAGATTGCGGAATTTAATCACGCTGGATAGCGTTCCGTTTTGCGCGGTCGTGAGTGAGCGAGCGAGAACAGATGACTTTTTTTTTTTCGACGGCGCTGTCAGGTTAGCACCAGAACCGATGAAAATGGTGAGTCAAACAGCCCTCAGCGGCTATGTGCCCAGTTTCGATTCTAAAATGTTGCTGACGTTCGTTAAGCAGCGTGCCCACTCGCGGTGGACCTTCTCAGCAGACAAATAGCGGGTCGATGCGAGCGGGTTGGGCGGGAAGAAGTGCCATTCTTCGGTATTTTGATTGACGATCTCAATACCGGATCGTGCGGGATCATCGCCAATCTCGGTGCCTAAGAAGGGCACGAAGAGAAACGGTGCAGGAGTTTCCACCAGATCTTCTTCAAGTAATTTACCCGCCAGTCGAGTTAGAGCCTGTAATCCCTGGTCGGTATCCTCAGGCAGACCGAAGATATACCCTCCATCCACGTGAATGCCCGCGGCCTTGGCGGTCCGTAAGTAGCGCATCAGATCATGACTTCTGTAGCTCTTATGCACGGAATCC
This window contains:
- a CDS encoding NAD(P)/FAD-dependent oxidoreductase, with amino-acid sequence MQETECDVLVVGAGPSGCSAARAAASAGARTLLIEKKKEIGVPVQCAEAIGEYLIPYLPYRIPEKQLVWKINGMLFWADGLSVERTGGIWAGYAIDRVNFDTWLASGAVSAGAELKLATELIDLTLEDDNTVTQALVRTHGGAVLEITPRVVIAADGVHSRVLAELGFIEVENNCVEVLSYELMNLELYKPMLEQLYLGDFSPGAYGYIFPLARNRANVGVGSLFATRKLESCYEEFLELSVVKRQLKQAETVREKSGWAPIQYLSDRWQYGNIILTGDAANQNFKPFVEGVLPGIICGDIAGQTAAEAVFGTATLEVYPSRIADKLGSFFSESDTFLEVLYGLSTSSSATRHLLRLGISAGIFSPDALESLADLDYESIKNRLSTGF